In the genome of Paenibacillus sp. FSL R5-0766, one region contains:
- a CDS encoding transporter substrate-binding domain-containing protein: MVKKRGIQKFRTALLFITMLAVLAGCSTGTASNDSESALAAGDTKVKKIIVGTGTQFPNVCFIDENGKLTGYDVELIREIDKRLPEYEFEFSTMDFKNLLLSLETKKIDLIAHQMEVNDERQAKFLFNDEAYNIFPNKIVVSQKNEEVKSIEDLKGKKLIVGATSNAAVLAEKWNAANGNGIDIVYSGAGEDTNTQIKTGRVDATISTQFAIDYQNKAVDAQLKTVGDALSNSKVYFILNKDEQELKTKVDEALKAIKEDGTLGKLSTEWLGADYTVEE; encoded by the coding sequence ATGGTTAAAAAACGGGGGATTCAAAAATTCCGGACAGCACTGCTGTTCATTACAATGCTGGCGGTACTGGCTGGATGCAGCACAGGAACTGCAAGTAATGATTCAGAATCTGCTTTGGCAGCAGGCGACACCAAAGTGAAAAAGATCATTGTAGGAACAGGTACACAGTTTCCGAATGTCTGCTTCATTGATGAGAATGGCAAGTTAACAGGTTATGATGTGGAACTGATCCGGGAGATCGACAAACGTTTGCCTGAATATGAATTCGAATTCAGCACGATGGATTTCAAAAACCTGCTGCTGAGTCTGGAAACGAAAAAAATTGACCTGATCGCTCACCAGATGGAAGTGAATGATGAGAGACAGGCCAAGTTCCTGTTTAATGATGAAGCCTATAATATTTTTCCAAATAAAATTGTCGTAAGTCAGAAAAATGAGGAAGTAAAATCGATTGAGGATCTCAAAGGGAAAAAACTGATTGTTGGTGCTACAAGTAATGCGGCTGTACTTGCTGAGAAATGGAATGCAGCGAACGGCAACGGGATTGATATCGTTTATTCCGGAGCGGGTGAGGATACCAATACCCAGATCAAAACAGGCCGGGTGGATGCCACCATCAGCACTCAGTTTGCCATTGATTATCAGAATAAGGCGGTTGATGCTCAGCTGAAAACGGTAGGCGATGCCCTCTCCAACTCCAAAGTGTACTTCATTCTGAACAAAGATGAGCAGGAACTCAAAACCAAAGTGGACGAAGCGCTCAAAGCGATCAAAGAAGACGGAACGTTAGGCAAACTGAGCACAGAGTGGCTTGGAGCTGACTATACGGTTGAAGAGTAG